Within the Flavobacterium sp. 9R genome, the region GATGCAGGAATTGAATCACTATCAATAGGATTTTCAATAGTGTTTTGGTTATCAATAGATTCTGATAATTGGCTTCCATCTGCATCGGGCAGGTTATCATGCTTTTCTTCTAACATTTTATGAAATGTTTAAGGTTAATTTTTAAGAATGCGAAAGGTACTAAAGGATTGGCTAATTGCAAAATTTTTCCTTAGTTTATAGCGATTATCCTTTAAAAAAAGTATCTCTTTTTGTGATATTTTTATTGAAAATTACTTTAGTATAAAATAACGACTCCAAGTTCTATTCCGTAATTATAAGATTTTTGACCTCCAAAGGCTACACTTGGATGAATATAAAATAAAGAATCAGGTGTAAGTTTTCTGCCGAATTCTACAAATGCACTATTTTGAAAACCTTGTCTTGTTTCGTTATAACGAAAAGCAACGTTTGAACTGATCCAGTTTTTGGCAAAAGAATAGACTAAAGTACTCTCAAGTACAGTTGTTCGAATATCAGCTCTATTTTTTGAACCTGCAAAGCTAAATTGATACTCTAAATCTGAAATCAACAACAGCTTTTTGTTAGTATCGATGTAGGTTCCATAAAAAACGGCTGGTGAAATCACCCATTTTCCCGAACCAAAGTTAGGGTTGTTGGCAGAATTTGAAGTAATTTTTAATCGGGTTGCTATACCTGATTTTTTTGTTAAATAGGGTATAAATGAAGTGGCTAAACTGAGGTCGCCAAGTCCAGACTTATTGATAGTATTTGAATTCGTAGAGATCAAAGGAGCATCAAAACGAATAGTCCAAGCGCGATTTCCAATGGGCTTTAAAATCCTAAAGTTGGTGGTATTAAATGATCCATTTTTCGTATCTAAATACTCATTAAACAAAACGATAGTTTCTTTAAAATAAGTAAACCTCGCTTCAGAAAAAGG harbors:
- a CDS encoding lipid A phosphoethanolamine transferase; amino-acid sequence: MRKLLLLLCFILSHWGIVNAQDKKTIRSEQNPFSEARFTYFKETIVLFNEYLDTKNGSFNTTNFRILKPIGNRAWTIRFDAPLISTNSNTINKSGLGDLSLATSFIPYLTKKSGIATRLKITSNSANNPNFGSGKWVISPAVFYGTYIDTNKKLLLISDLEYQFSFAGSKNRADIRTTVLESTLVYSFAKNWISSNVAFRYNETRQGFQNSAFVEFGRKLTPDSLFYIHPSVAFGGQKSYNYGIELGVVILY